TGAGTTTACGTTTAGTTTTTCAAAAAGTACTTTTTTATGATAATCCACGGTACATTCTTTTATTTTTAGTGCAATTGCTATTTCTTTTGCCGAGAGTCCTCTTGTTATTAGCGTCAGGATTTCCATCTGGCGTTTTGTCAGCTTGACAGAAGACATATCTATAATATATTGATTAAGCTGCTTTTTGTATTTGTCTATCAAATAACTGGGTAAAATTTTTGTAATGGCTACAAATTCTTTTTTCATTTGTGTATTTATGGTAGATATGTCGAGATATCCAATGATCTTGTTATTCATCAATATCGGCGTACAAAAACAATGCCAGCATTTAAAAAGACTGCAGTAATGCTGTTCCGGCAGTATATATATGGATTCGCCTGTATCCATGGCCATGGATACGGCATTGGTCCCGCAGCTTTCCACGGCAAAGGACATACCCGGCTTGATTTGGGATTGTTTAACGTGCTGTTCTATATCCTTGTTGTAGTAAATATCCAGTAAAATGCCCTGTGCATCGGTTAATAGGAAGAGAAATGCTCCGGTAAGATGAGCTTTAAGTTCTGTAATGCAGGTTTTAAATGTA
This portion of the Petroclostridium xylanilyticum genome encodes:
- a CDS encoding LuxR C-terminal-related transcriptional regulator, whose amino-acid sequence is MEKKILASWQRCKSIGLSKDIVFPVIKVTPQQFKVICSQNKMLISTFKTCITELKAHLTGAFLFLLTDAQGILLDIYYNKDIEQHVKQSQIKPGMSFAVESCGTNAVSMAMDTGESIYILPEQHYCSLFKCWHCFCTPILMNNKIIGYLDISTINTQMKKEFVAITKILPSYLIDKYKKQLNQYIIDMSSVKLTKRQMEILTLITRGLSAKEIAIALKIKECTVDYHKKVLFEKLNVNSSTEAAAMAARLKLIP